From a single Methylacidiphilum kamchatkense Kam1 genomic region:
- the fdhF gene encoding formate dehydrogenase subunit alpha, whose amino-acid sequence MLTDKRIDLGTPGSPIEWIKYRNGHKNGALQNKTARFVAESEIQPKTVTLTIDGIEVSVPEGTSLLRAAALHGIMIPKLCATESLEPFGSCRLCLVEIEGKRGYPASCTTLVEQGMKVKTYSEKLAKLRRNVMELYISDHPLDCLMCPVDGDCELQDMAGAVGLREVRYGFSGKNHLASPKDKTNPYFTFDPSKCIVCFRCVRACDEIQGTLALTARHRGFDSVITPGPTHEFLSSECVSCGACVMACPTAALIEDTVIEKGLPVKSTITTCAYCGVGCSFEAQTQGNEVIRMVPYKNGHANHGHSCVKGRFAWTYALSPERPLKPLLRKKIEDPWKEVSWEEAIAYVASEFKRIADKYGRNSIGAVSSSRCTNEEDYLVQKLVRAVFHNNNIDTCARVCHSPTGYGLKAAFGTSAGTNPFDSIQFSDVIFVIGANPTDGHPVFGSQMKRRLRQGARLIVADPRKIDLVKTPHIRADYHLQLKPGTNVALLNAIAYTILDEGLEDRKFIEEKCDKVSFEKWMQFIRKPENAPEAVQEITGVPAETIRAAARLYATGGNAAIYYGLGVTEHSQGTTAVLAIANLAMLTGNVGKEGAGVNPLRGQNNVQGSCDMGSFPHEFSGYRHVSDFETRMLFEEAWNVPLDPEPGLRITNMLTEAVYGNFKGIYVHGEDLTQSDPDSNHVIQALKSMELVVLHDIFLNEMSKYCHVFLPGCSFLEKDGTFTNAERRIQRVRQVMPPLCRKQEWEVIQEIAQAMGYPMHYNHPSEIMDEIARLTPTFRGVSYEKLDKLGSIQWPCNEQATEGTPVMHKEKFFRGLGQFHITGYVPTPEKPSRRFPLILTTGRILHHYNVGTQTRRTQNVIWFKEDILEIHPSDAQERGIKDGELVEVTSRKGSGIFRCKITERVQPGTVYATFHFPESRANIVTTEISDWATNCPEYKVTAVQVSALAKEAKEKTVAC is encoded by the coding sequence ATGTTAACAGACAAACGCATAGATCTTGGAACGCCTGGAAGCCCTATCGAGTGGATTAAATATAGAAACGGCCATAAAAATGGTGCTCTTCAAAATAAGACGGCTCGGTTTGTTGCCGAATCCGAGATTCAACCAAAAACTGTAACTCTAACCATTGATGGGATAGAGGTCAGCGTTCCTGAGGGAACTTCCCTTTTAAGGGCTGCAGCATTACATGGAATTATGATTCCCAAGCTTTGTGCTACAGAAAGCCTTGAGCCTTTTGGATCTTGTAGGCTTTGTCTTGTGGAGATAGAAGGCAAAAGAGGGTATCCAGCCTCCTGTACGACCCTTGTAGAACAGGGCATGAAAGTTAAAACATATTCTGAAAAGCTTGCCAAGCTCCGTCGCAACGTTATGGAATTGTATATTTCGGATCATCCCTTGGATTGCTTAATGTGCCCTGTGGATGGAGACTGTGAGCTCCAGGACATGGCAGGTGCTGTTGGATTAAGAGAGGTCCGTTATGGCTTTTCAGGAAAAAATCATCTAGCAAGTCCTAAAGATAAAACAAATCCTTATTTTACGTTTGATCCCTCCAAGTGCATTGTCTGTTTTCGATGCGTCCGTGCTTGCGATGAAATTCAAGGAACTCTGGCTCTCACTGCCCGGCATAGAGGTTTTGATTCTGTTATCACTCCTGGTCCTACCCATGAGTTTCTGAGTTCAGAATGTGTTTCTTGCGGAGCCTGCGTTATGGCCTGTCCAACAGCCGCATTGATCGAAGATACGGTCATAGAAAAGGGCCTACCCGTAAAATCAACGATTACAACCTGTGCCTATTGTGGAGTGGGTTGTTCTTTCGAAGCTCAAACCCAAGGCAATGAAGTCATTCGAATGGTGCCCTATAAAAATGGTCATGCGAATCATGGACATTCTTGTGTTAAAGGCAGGTTTGCCTGGACTTATGCGCTGAGTCCTGAAAGGCCATTAAAGCCTCTGCTCCGTAAAAAAATCGAAGATCCCTGGAAAGAAGTGAGCTGGGAAGAAGCTATTGCTTATGTCGCTTCGGAATTTAAAAGAATAGCTGATAAATATGGTAGAAATTCGATTGGGGCTGTGAGTTCTTCTCGATGCACCAATGAAGAGGACTATCTTGTACAAAAGCTAGTTCGAGCAGTCTTTCACAATAACAACATTGATACTTGTGCTCGGGTCTGCCATTCTCCTACAGGTTATGGATTGAAGGCAGCCTTTGGAACCTCAGCAGGTACGAATCCCTTTGATTCTATTCAGTTTTCTGATGTCATTTTTGTCATCGGTGCCAATCCTACCGATGGGCATCCTGTTTTTGGTTCCCAAATGAAACGTCGGCTTCGCCAAGGTGCACGTCTAATTGTAGCTGATCCAAGAAAAATCGACCTAGTCAAAACACCCCACATTCGAGCCGATTATCATCTTCAATTAAAGCCGGGGACTAATGTCGCTTTGTTGAACGCTATCGCCTATACGATCCTTGATGAAGGGCTCGAAGATAGGAAATTTATTGAAGAGAAATGTGACAAGGTCTCCTTTGAAAAATGGATGCAATTTATTCGAAAGCCTGAGAATGCCCCAGAAGCGGTTCAGGAAATAACAGGAGTCCCTGCCGAAACCATCCGAGCTGCAGCAAGACTGTATGCTACCGGGGGGAATGCGGCTATCTATTATGGGCTTGGCGTAACTGAACATTCTCAAGGGACAACTGCTGTCCTTGCCATAGCGAATCTGGCTATGCTTACTGGAAATGTGGGCAAAGAGGGAGCAGGAGTTAATCCTCTGCGAGGTCAAAACAACGTGCAAGGCTCCTGTGACATGGGTTCTTTCCCTCATGAATTTTCAGGCTATAGGCATGTATCGGATTTTGAAACGAGGATGCTTTTCGAAGAAGCATGGAACGTCCCCTTGGATCCAGAACCGGGATTAAGAATTACTAATATGCTGACGGAAGCTGTGTATGGTAATTTTAAGGGCATCTATGTGCATGGGGAAGATCTTACTCAATCGGATCCTGATAGCAATCACGTCATTCAAGCCCTAAAATCAATGGAGCTGGTGGTCCTTCATGACATTTTCCTCAATGAAATGTCGAAGTATTGCCATGTGTTTTTGCCTGGTTGTTCCTTTTTAGAAAAAGACGGGACTTTCACCAATGCGGAAAGAAGGATTCAAAGGGTCAGACAAGTGATGCCTCCGCTCTGCAGAAAACAAGAATGGGAAGTGATTCAGGAAATCGCTCAAGCAATGGGTTATCCCATGCATTATAATCATCCCTCAGAAATCATGGATGAAATTGCTAGACTTACTCCAACCTTCCGAGGGGTTAGCTATGAGAAACTTGACAAATTAGGAAGCATTCAATGGCCCTGTAATGAACAGGCGACTGAAGGAACTCCAGTTATGCACAAGGAGAAATTCTTCAGAGGCTTAGGACAATTCCATATTACTGGGTATGTCCCAACGCCAGAAAAGCCATCCAGGCGTTTCCCCCTTATCCTCACAACGGGCAGGATTTTGCATCATTACAATGTGGGTACGCAGACACGGCGGACGCAAAATGTCATCTGGTTTAAAGAAGATATCTTAGAAATTCATCCATCAGATGCTCAAGAAAGGGGAATCAAAGATGGGGAGTTGGTAGAAGTGACCAGTAGAAAGGGCAGTGGAATTTTCAGGTGTAAAATAACCGAAAGAGTGCAACCAGGAACTGTATATGCAACTTTCCATTTTCCTGAAAGTCGTGCGAATATTGTCACTACTGAAATTTCAGATTGGGCAACAAACTGTCCGGAATATAAGGTAACTGCTGTGCAAGTGAGCGCTCTTGCTAAAGAAGCAAAAGAAAAAACCGTTGCCTGTTAA
- a CDS encoding formate dehydrogenase subunit delta — protein MANQIGDFFKNYPTTEEAVEGIANHLRKFWSPSMRQRIIGYVEKTEGGDLAPLVRLAVEKLKSSS, from the coding sequence ATGGCTAACCAGATAGGCGATTTTTTTAAAAATTATCCTACTACTGAAGAAGCCGTAGAGGGGATTGCTAATCATCTTCGGAAATTTTGGTCTCCTTCCATGCGACAAAGGATTATTGGCTATGTTGAGAAAACTGAGGGAGGGGACCTGGCTCCCCTTGTAAGACTAGCCGTTGAAAAACTAAAAAGTAGTAGCTAG
- a CDS encoding DUF4870 domain-containing protein yields the protein MISSESKNLALLAHLAPLIGYFFAIGQILVPLTIFLLAKDPFVKMQAREALNAQISFTVYFLICLFLFSVLIGYLLIFFLGIFVIWTMISASIAVSKGKTYNYPYIFRLVS from the coding sequence ATGATTTCATCAGAAAGCAAAAACCTTGCCCTTTTGGCGCACTTAGCTCCTTTGATTGGGTATTTTTTTGCGATTGGACAAATCTTAGTGCCACTTACCATTTTTTTGCTCGCCAAAGATCCCTTCGTTAAAATGCAGGCTAGAGAAGCCTTGAATGCACAGATCAGCTTTACTGTTTATTTTTTGATTTGTCTGTTCCTCTTTTCTGTGTTGATCGGTTATCTTCTTATATTTTTTTTAGGGATCTTTGTAATTTGGACGATGATTTCAGCCTCAATCGCTGTATCCAAAGGGAAAACTTATAATTATCCCTATATTTTTAGATTGGTTTCTTGA
- a CDS encoding L,D-transpeptidase, with amino-acid sequence MKAISLNDFLDLFGKEENVQKGYPGQTVVKISLNNQALYIVKGGKIVLATHVCTGKGDTTPTGHFKVLDKQQRKRSSSYGFWVKDGKYIPSDISGRPGEGWKYVGYPMPYAVEFLPGYYIHQGYVWPVPRSHGCIRLEWKEAEKLYQLVDIGTPIVIARTQTEDKRIGRRLKQPKSYKKADPPPFLLVSEKAFSPY; translated from the coding sequence ATGAAAGCCATTTCTTTAAACGACTTTTTGGATCTTTTTGGCAAGGAAGAAAATGTTCAAAAAGGGTATCCCGGGCAAACAGTCGTCAAAATTTCTTTGAATAATCAAGCGCTTTATATTGTGAAAGGTGGAAAAATTGTTCTTGCCACTCATGTATGCACAGGTAAAGGAGATACGACTCCAACTGGCCATTTCAAAGTGCTAGATAAGCAACAAAGGAAAAGGTCTTCCAGTTACGGATTTTGGGTTAAAGATGGGAAATATATTCCATCAGATATTTCAGGTCGACCTGGAGAAGGCTGGAAATACGTTGGCTATCCAATGCCCTATGCCGTAGAATTTTTACCTGGTTACTACATTCATCAAGGCTATGTATGGCCTGTGCCAAGAAGTCATGGCTGTATTCGGCTTGAATGGAAAGAAGCTGAAAAGCTATACCAATTGGTTGACATCGGGACTCCAATAGTGATTGCTAGGACGCAGACGGAGGATAAAAGGATAGGTAGAAGGCTTAAACAGCCCAAAAGTTATAAAAAAGCTGACCCGCCACCCTTTCTTTTGGTATCAGAAAAAGCATTTAGTCCTTACTAG
- a CDS encoding DNA-3-methyladenine glycosylase, translating to MGKKIGLAAYLIDDPVQGALFFLGKKLAVKDSKGNIAGIIVETEAYGGAEDKACHGYGKRLTPRNKIIFQQGGITYVYFCYGMHHLLNFVLGPEGVPMAVLIRGVIITEGKELVKQRRKGNPEHHWADGPGKVTKAMGITLADNGISLIGDRIWVEESGLEVPDSEIERTPRIGVDYAEEWAKKPLRFVWKQAMQRIMPSLINASSSSLNKDRVKTACSPTTH from the coding sequence ATGGGAAAGAAAATTGGCTTAGCTGCATATCTGATTGATGATCCAGTACAAGGGGCTCTTTTTTTCCTAGGGAAAAAATTGGCGGTTAAAGATTCGAAAGGGAATATTGCTGGAATCATTGTTGAGACGGAAGCGTATGGCGGAGCTGAGGATAAAGCCTGTCATGGCTATGGGAAACGGCTGACGCCAAGAAATAAAATAATCTTTCAGCAAGGAGGCATTACTTATGTCTATTTTTGCTACGGCATGCACCATCTTTTGAATTTTGTTTTGGGTCCAGAAGGAGTTCCCATGGCTGTTTTGATTCGTGGGGTGATTATTACAGAAGGAAAGGAGTTGGTTAAACAAAGAAGGAAAGGTAATCCTGAACATCACTGGGCAGATGGCCCTGGAAAAGTCACCAAAGCTATGGGAATTACTCTAGCTGATAATGGGATTTCTTTGATTGGAGATCGCATCTGGGTGGAAGAATCTGGACTTGAAGTTCCAGATTCAGAAATTGAGAGAACTCCTAGAATTGGTGTCGATTACGCAGAAGAATGGGCAAAGAAACCTTTGCGTTTCGTTTGGAAACAAGCGATGCAACGTATTATGCCTTCTCTAATAAATGCTTCTTCCAGTTCCCTTAATAAGGATAGGGTGAAAACGGCTTGTAGTCCTACTACACATTGA